Proteins from one bacterium genomic window:
- a CDS encoding DNA-binding protein — protein MKTTTLAILAIALSVALIGCDEKKSDSAAAWNQKAAAVATENPSGAAPAGMAAGGNLGGEVAETFNSGGYTYVRLKTAGGELWAAGPEGPMQVGQKVELLGAMAMQNFHAASLNRDFAEIWFAASFAAPGEAPAGDMQAEIKKAHGGVAVGKADADFSGLTTPSGGLKVAEVNTRRTELAGKTVKVRGKVVKSLTGIMGRNWLHVQDGSGDGETADLTVTSGVSAKVGDTVLIEGVLSVDKDFGSGYFYKAIVEDATVRVEQSS, from the coding sequence TTGAAGACGACGACCCTGGCGATCCTCGCGATCGCGTTGTCCGTGGCCCTGATCGGCTGCGACGAAAAGAAGAGCGATTCGGCCGCCGCCTGGAACCAGAAGGCCGCCGCCGTGGCCACGGAGAATCCGAGCGGCGCCGCCCCGGCCGGGATGGCCGCCGGCGGCAATCTCGGCGGCGAGGTGGCGGAGACCTTCAATTCCGGCGGCTACACCTACGTCCGTCTCAAGACGGCCGGCGGCGAGCTGTGGGCGGCCGGTCCCGAGGGCCCGATGCAGGTCGGGCAGAAGGTCGAACTGTTGGGCGCCATGGCCATGCAGAACTTCCACGCCGCCAGCCTGAACCGCGACTTCGCGGAGATCTGGTTCGCGGCGTCGTTCGCCGCGCCGGGCGAGGCCCCCGCCGGCGACATGCAGGCCGAGATCAAGAAGGCGCACGGCGGCGTGGCCGTCGGCAAGGCCGACGCCGATTTCAGCGGCCTGACGACGCCGTCCGGCGGGCTGAAGGTCGCCGAAGTGAACACGCGCCGCACCGAGCTGGCGGGCAAGACCGTCAAGGTGCGCGGCAAGGTCGTCAAGTCGCTGACCGGCATCATGGGCCGCAACTGGCTGCACGTGCAGGACGGTTCGGGCGACGGCGAGACCGCCGACCTGACGGTCACCTCCGGCGTCTCGGCGAAGGTCGGCGACACGGTGCTGATCGAGGGCGTGCTCTCGGTCGACAAGGACTTCGGCAGCGGCTACTTCTACAAGGCGATCGTCGAGGACGCGACGGTCCGCGTGGAGCAGTCCTCGTAG
- a CDS encoding BrxA/BrxB family bacilliredoxin, protein MTQHMRSELTRLGISELTTTSEVDAFLARPGSSLLFINSVCGCAAGSARPGLGQFLADPARPANLGTVFAGMDLEATSRVRTRYDQLPPSSPSVLLLQDGVAVRYIHRTEIEGRDANAFAGLLRQAYAELPG, encoded by the coding sequence ATGACCCAGCACATGCGTTCCGAACTGACGCGCTTGGGGATTTCAGAGTTGACCACCACCTCGGAGGTGGACGCTTTCCTGGCGCGACCGGGTTCCTCCCTGTTGTTCATCAATTCGGTCTGCGGTTGCGCCGCCGGCAGCGCCCGGCCCGGCCTGGGCCAGTTCCTGGCCGATCCCGCTCGTCCCGCCAATCTCGGGACGGTCTTCGCCGGCATGGATCTCGAGGCCACGTCCCGGGTCCGCACCCGCTACGACCAGTTGCCCCCGAGCAGCCCCTCGGTCCTGTTGCTGCAGGACGGCGTGGCCGTGCGGTACATCCACCGCACGGAGATCGAGGGTCGCGATGCGAACGCCTTCGCCGGTCTCCTGAGGCAGGCGTACGCCGAACTGCCGGGCTGA
- a CDS encoding acyclic terpene utilization AtuA family protein, translated as MTRTVRIGNAGGYWGDDVRALRRQLEGGQLDYVSLDYLAEVTMSILQRQRAKDPALGYATDFVDQMRDCLPLMMESGATVITNAGGVNPEGLGRKLVEIARGLGLRLKVGVVSGDDILGRLTELRDGGDPLDNMETGAPLAPHLSRVSAANVYLGAEPVVRALEMGCRVVVTGRVTDTGITLAPLIHEFGWDEDDWDRLAAGIVAGHVIECGTQATGGNLTDWRDVPTYDRIGYPIVEVSADGSFVVTKHRRTGGLVSEKTVKEQLVYEMGDPRSYISPDVIARFDTIRLEDLGRDRVRVSGVRGVPRPENFKVSMAYQDGWKAVGTILVSGPEATEKAETLARAFWNRVGHRFAATHTSVVGTGSIWPESLGRCETDEVLLRLGVRDHDRAKVHDFGMVLPTMILSGPSGLAVTGGRPKPSEVVAYWPALIRRSSVAARVTALDTDGPERVDVIAFADPAPPRLGTAVAAAKAPPPPAAGGRTRRVKLRALAYARSGDKGDTCNIGVLCRSPELYAWLRRELKPAVVRRFFKGIVLGRVTRHEAPNLLALNFLLERTLGGGGTVSLMLDPQGKTLSQALLEMEMDVPAKLLPRE; from the coding sequence ATGACACGCACCGTGCGCATCGGCAACGCCGGCGGGTACTGGGGCGACGACGTCCGCGCCCTGCGCCGCCAGCTCGAAGGCGGGCAGCTGGACTACGTCTCCCTGGACTACCTGGCCGAAGTCACCATGTCCATCCTGCAGCGCCAGCGCGCCAAGGATCCGGCGCTGGGATACGCGACGGACTTCGTCGACCAGATGCGCGACTGCCTGCCGTTGATGATGGAGAGCGGCGCGACGGTCATCACCAACGCCGGCGGCGTGAACCCCGAGGGGCTCGGCCGCAAGCTGGTGGAGATCGCGCGCGGGCTGGGCCTGCGCCTGAAGGTGGGCGTGGTCTCCGGCGACGACATCCTGGGCCGGCTGACGGAGCTGCGCGACGGCGGCGATCCCCTGGACAACATGGAGACGGGCGCCCCCCTGGCGCCGCACCTGTCCCGGGTGTCCGCCGCCAACGTCTACCTCGGCGCCGAGCCCGTCGTGCGGGCGCTGGAGATGGGCTGCCGCGTCGTGGTGACGGGCCGGGTGACCGACACCGGCATCACGCTGGCGCCGCTGATCCACGAGTTCGGCTGGGACGAGGACGATTGGGACCGCCTCGCCGCGGGCATCGTCGCCGGCCACGTCATCGAGTGCGGCACCCAGGCCACCGGCGGCAACCTCACCGACTGGCGCGACGTGCCCACCTACGACCGCATCGGCTACCCGATCGTCGAGGTGTCGGCCGACGGGTCCTTCGTCGTGACCAAGCACCGCCGCACCGGCGGGCTCGTCAGCGAGAAGACCGTGAAGGAGCAGCTCGTCTACGAGATGGGCGACCCGCGCTCCTACATCTCGCCCGACGTCATCGCCCGCTTCGACACCATCAGGCTGGAAGACCTCGGCCGCGACCGGGTGCGCGTCTCGGGCGTGCGCGGCGTGCCGCGGCCCGAGAACTTCAAGGTCTCGATGGCCTACCAGGACGGCTGGAAGGCCGTCGGCACCATCCTGGTCAGCGGGCCCGAGGCCACGGAGAAGGCGGAGACGCTCGCGCGCGCCTTCTGGAACCGCGTCGGCCACCGCTTCGCCGCGACGCACACCTCGGTCGTGGGCACCGGCTCGATCTGGCCGGAGTCGCTCGGACGCTGCGAGACCGACGAGGTGCTGCTGCGCCTGGGCGTCCGCGACCACGACCGCGCCAAGGTCCACGACTTCGGGATGGTGCTGCCGACGATGATCCTCTCGGGCCCCTCGGGCCTGGCGGTGACCGGCGGGCGGCCGAAACCGTCGGAGGTCGTGGCCTACTGGCCCGCCCTGATCCGCCGCAGCAGCGTCGCGGCCCGGGTGACGGCACTGGACACCGACGGCCCCGAGCGCGTCGACGTCATCGCCTTCGCGGACCCGGCCCCTCCCCGCCTCGGCACGGCGGTCGCGGCCGCCAAGGCGCCGCCCCCGCCCGCCGCCGGCGGCCGCACGCGTCGCGTGAAGCTGCGCGCGCTGGCCTACGCGCGCTCCGGCGACAAGGGCGACACCTGCAACATCGGCGTGCTGTGCCGCAGCCCCGAGCTGTACGCCTGGCTGCGCCGCGAACTGAAGCCGGCCGTGGTGCGGCGCTTCTTCAAGGGCATCGTGCTGGGCCGTGTCACGCGCCACGAGGCGCCCAACCTCCTGGCCCTGAACTTCCTGCTGGAGCGGACCCTGGGCGGCGGCGGCACCGTGTCGCTCATGCTGGACCCGCAGGGCAAGACGCTGTCGCAGGCCCTGCTGGAGATGGAGATGGACGTGCCGGCCAAGCTGTTGCCGCGGGAATGA
- a CDS encoding MOSC domain-containing protein: MSDLLVGSLFAYPLKAARAVPLTEAAALARGLRRDRRWLLVAQSGEPVMLKSHPRLATVAIGLDGDVLTVSGTDSPILRVDQPPASASPLPVTVKRRTLAARVAAPEANRYFSDLLGETVWLAHLVETATGSAADDPTLSDGLAGSAPYLICCEASLADLNRRLVASGESPVGMDRFRANLVIRGGEPYAEDGWRRLRAGGAEFEILRPCPRCPNTTVDPLTGEIGPEPLRTLEEYRTRDGGVMFGVFARVVREGAIRPGDNAFAVART, encoded by the coding sequence GTGAGCGACCTCCTCGTCGGCAGCCTCTTCGCCTACCCCCTCAAAGCCGCGCGCGCGGTACCCCTGACCGAGGCCGCGGCGCTGGCCCGCGGCCTGCGCCGCGACCGCCGCTGGCTGCTGGTCGCCCAGTCCGGCGAACCGGTCATGCTCAAATCCCACCCCCGGCTCGCCACCGTGGCGATCGGCCTCGACGGCGACGTCCTCACCGTTTCGGGAACCGACAGCCCGATATTGCGCGTCGACCAGCCTCCCGCGAGCGCGTCCCCCCTGCCGGTCACCGTCAAGCGCCGCACGCTAGCGGCCAGGGTCGCCGCGCCCGAGGCCAACCGCTACTTCAGCGATCTGCTGGGCGAGACGGTCTGGCTCGCACACCTGGTGGAAACTGCCACCGGTTCCGCCGCCGACGACCCCACGCTCAGCGATGGGCTGGCGGGATCGGCCCCCTACCTGATCTGCTGCGAGGCTTCGCTCGCCGACCTCAACCGGCGACTCGTCGCGAGCGGCGAATCCCCGGTCGGCATGGACCGCTTCCGAGCCAACCTGGTGATCCGCGGCGGCGAACCCTACGCCGAGGACGGGTGGCGGCGGCTGCGCGCGGGCGGCGCCGAATTCGAGATCCTGCGCCCGTGCCCGCGCTGCCCCAACACGACGGTCGACCCGCTGACCGGGGAGATCGGACCGGAACCCCTGCGCACGCTCGAGGAGTACCGCACGCGCGACGGCGGCGTGATGTTCGGCGTGTTCGCGCGCGTGGTGCGCGAGGGTGCGATCCGCCCCGGCGACAACGCGTTCGCGGTTGCGCGGACGTGA
- a CDS encoding MOSC domain-containing protein: MSALTLSGLCVYPLKSARGCDLTEAEVQMRGFSGDRRWQLVDPDGRFVSQRSHPRLARLDAHLDGEVLRLGADGCGEIRVPPPDPDGPRTPVEIWQDTVDALPAGAEPSAWLSRFLGEPVGLVFMDAAARRPARLAPEVAVSFADGYPYLLTCESSLADLNTRIVGSGGEAVGMDRFRPNLVVRGGDAFAEDRWRRLRIGAVTFEVIKPCARCVVTTTDQATGERGREPLRTLAAYRRRGEGVDFGLNLVARGEGVLRLGDAVTILP, from the coding sequence GTGAGCGCCTTGACGCTGTCGGGCCTCTGCGTCTACCCCCTGAAATCCGCGCGCGGCTGCGACCTGACTGAAGCGGAGGTACAGATGCGCGGCTTCAGCGGCGACCGCCGCTGGCAGCTCGTGGACCCCGACGGCCGTTTCGTGAGCCAGCGCTCGCACCCCCGCCTGGCGCGGCTCGATGCGCATCTCGACGGCGAGGTTCTGCGGTTGGGCGCGGACGGGTGCGGGGAGATCCGGGTGCCGCCACCGGACCCCGACGGACCCCGGACGCCGGTGGAGATCTGGCAGGACACCGTCGACGCCCTGCCCGCCGGCGCGGAGCCGAGCGCCTGGCTTTCGCGCTTCCTCGGCGAACCCGTGGGCCTGGTCTTCATGGATGCCGCCGCGCGCCGTCCCGCGCGGCTCGCGCCCGAGGTCGCGGTCAGTTTCGCCGACGGCTACCCCTACCTGCTGACCTGCGAGTCGTCGCTCGCCGATCTCAACACGAGGATCGTCGGCAGCGGCGGCGAAGCAGTCGGGATGGACCGCTTCCGCCCGAACCTCGTGGTCCGGGGCGGCGACGCTTTCGCCGAAGACCGGTGGCGCCGGTTGCGCATCGGCGCCGTCACGTTCGAGGTAATCAAGCCCTGCGCCCGCTGCGTCGTCACCACGACCGACCAGGCCACGGGCGAGCGCGGCCGCGAGCCCCTGCGCACGCTCGCCGCCTACCGGCGCCGCGGCGAGGGCGTCGACTTCG